The Phlebotomus papatasi isolate M1 chromosome 3, Ppap_2.1, whole genome shotgun sequence genomic sequence TCTTATTGGGGAATTATTTAAcgaaacttttcaaaatttcaatgcaACAGAAGCAAGTTCGTCAAACAACCTTTTAACGAAGTTTGTTGGAGATCTGTATGAGAATAATTGCATTTGGAAAACTTTTAACATAATTAGCTTactcagatagagaaaaaatttaaggctaaatttattaaaagtgtATTGAAAAAGTTTAATCAATTTGTTAAATAACAGAATTTTGTCTTCCAACGTTTTGACAAAATCATTTATTGTATCAGAAAATTTGACAAACTTTAAGCGAACATTATTCCACGGTTTGAAAACAAAAGTTTGTAGACATGTTCGTTAAGGTTTGTTAAATGGATAAGCTTTTATATATTGAAGTACTAAGAAGCTTCGTTAAATCAAAAACTAAATCGAGAacgttaaattgaaattgaaatgaaattatGTTTTATACAACTTTATTAAACAATACAGCAttattatacattttaaaaggaAAAGTTATTAACTGTGTTTgtcaaaaatttgtgaaatgaaTAAGCCTTAATACATTAAAGTACTAAAAGCTTCGTCCAATCGGAAGCTAACAAGATTTTGTTTTCCAACAACTTGAAGAATCACTTCTTTTATATCAGGAATtaaatttgacaaacttttaacaaatattATTACACACTTTAAAAGGAAAAGTTATTAACTATGTTTgtcaaaaatttgtgaaatggaTAAGCCTTCATATCTTGAAGTATTAAGAAGCTTCGTCAAATTGGAAGCTAACAAGATTTTGTTTTCCAGCAATTTGAATAAACACTTCTTTTATGTCAGGAATtaaatttgacaaacttttgacaaatatttttacacactTTATAAACAAAGTATGTAACTATGTTTCTTATAGATTTGAGAATTGGATTGGTTTTCATATAATGAAGTACTAAAAAGCTTCGTCAAATCGGACGCTAACAAGGTTTTGTTTTCGaacaatttcacaaaactttAAACACATATCGTTACGCAgtctgaattgaaaaaaaattcaattatatttaataaactttataaaattgttgattaaaaatatttcattggcaaaagatgtaggaaaatcttttcttatttaatattgaggatttttatttgacaaattttcaacaaatttcatTATGTTACTatgatttctcaaaatatttgttaaaaattcgtcaagtgagttattgccttcaatataaaattttcagaaagattTAACAAAAGCCTGGGATTGTAATCTCGAAAGATCtcaatttgacaaacttttgacaagAAGACTTACAAACTTCTCCTTTCAAATGGCCTTTCTTTCAGAGTGTATAAGAAATCGTATATTGCGTTGAATCGTAATACAAATTGAggataatggcctctacacgctagagaaaattatgtccatattgaagagttttttctacACTGACGTAGAGAATTTGCTTCattatggatataaatttctctagtgtgtagaggccataaaacatattgcaatatttatttcggaaatcttaaaaaaaaaacaacttgatATTTGTGTAATTAATTTGTGTAAGGCTGTCTacattgtgagcaattttcgtcaaaaattgctcttttgaaaGAAATCGCCCGCACTGCCgtaagtggaaacgtcaaaattctgtcaaaaatacaatttttgacgaatgGTGGTAACTCacctaaataaatataaattcctTAGTATCTGGtgaaggatggatcaaattttttCGGACGCAAAACACTTCACGACTTTCTTCtacttctattttatgtaaggctgtcggactcactcgggtccatatagccaaattgaactgaactttaaattgatataatttagttctaCAGACCAATTGTAAAGCTAATATACATTACGATAAggttcaattccatttaaaaataggagagacagcctaatttcaaaggtacccctgTTCAGAGGTGCCCTACACTCCCATACAATCCtcctattaaatatttaagtcaCCAggcgttctctgattggctagagctttCCATGCTTCGAATGCTTTCAAGCTCTATCCAATCACAGCTCTCGATAGgcctaaaatatttaatcctataaaatattttggtcCTGTTGCATTCTCTGATTGGCCAGAacttaaaaatattctaaaaatttaattattttaagggAATTTATAAAAACTCATTTTGCAATGCCTTATTACAAAGATACAATTCTCATAAGACATCTTCCAGGCAATTTTGTAAAGAAACCCTTAAGAAACAACTGTGTATCGTCTAAATACCTTGTTTAAAGAGTGactatgattttatttttattaaaaaaacgataaactgATAACGACGAAAAAAGAACTTCCACAATGATCTCAATCCTTGAAGAGTGGGAAAGCTTCCAGGGAAAAAAAGGCAAAAGGAATATAAAACAGTGCTGATGAAGAGCATAAAATACTCAGGTTTTAATTTGCAAAGAGAAAGAATTTCCACAAAGTGATTTTCaaaggaataaaataaaaagtgtttACTGAGTAAAGGCATGGTCACTCAACCAACCATTGagagttgttgaattttatggaattgcattttgtaatgaaattaaattgactCGAAAATTGAAAGCCAAGGATTTTTGCATCGAAATAACTAACCTAATATTTAGGTTCCTGAAAATCATTatcatttgctttaaaatcataaattatGCTAGTTTATATTCTCGTGGTATTTTATAGTCTGCCCACATGTGCAAATAATGGACattatatattaattaattttctcatgCGTAAAGTATTTTCCGTAAACAAGTCCCTCCCGGTTCTTTCCTGAAATTCcaattaaagaatatttaaatagaagaagaaaaatctactaaaaagaaataaatataaaactcGACTGATTTGTGGGAATTATTgagagaataattaaaaagaaaaaaaaaatgcaaactgTAGATAGacttttttgaaatgaaaattctactGATGATGTGTATTTTATAAGTGATCCATTTTATAAAGATAGTTCTAGAGAGCATTATAAATTACTATCAATTACTGTACGAAGAAGAAAAGTATGAAAGAGATCCTCCAAAAAAGTAAAGAAGCGATTATCGTAATCATGTACATATCTTGATAAGATTGATTCTTTTTTCCGatgaagaaagaaagaaaaaaaattaattatacatGAGTCAATTCCGTACGATTCAATTGCAGTGAGAAATGAAGAAACGTAAacagaattaaattaaattaaatatattaaataggAAAAAGAAACATGTATATGAAATCTTACTTTAGACAagataattaattaaatcataGTAAAATCATGTAAGAagagaaaattattcaattaaatgGTTTTAGATTTTTAGCGAATGAAAGCTTTAGGAgtaagattaaaaatatttctggttTTTATATACATTACCTTTCAAATAATTATCATAATATTGATGATGATGGAAAAAGTGAGCAAAGAActattataaaataaagaaatattatgAAATGAAACTgattcttttctttaattttccttCCATCTTCCCTTGATATTGTTCGACAATGAATATTgggttaaataaatataaaataatttgttttctcGCAGTTAAACTGATAATTAGGTTTTTTCTTCCAATAACCAATTACAAGAGGAAACGAAAGCTTCAAGAGGAGCTTTTCATTCGTTAGAAGCTTTCCGTTTTCCCGCCAAATGGTAAAAACGGAACATCCAGCAGCCATGCATTCGTCAATTGAGCTTTTTGTGGTGAATATACAAAAACTCACCACAAAGTGGTGTCGTTGGTAAAGGTTTGCATACACAtgtattttatgattcttacgtATGGTTTTACAAaggattgtttaaaaataaattttactcaCCAAGCTGCATAGGTTGAACTCCGACAGAAAATgacttttcagtttttttttatcacatatTTTGGTataataaaaaacaattataaaaaaattttttttaataaaaaagttaatttatataaattctcTTACGTATactaagtacagtagactcttcgatatccggctgactgggggacaaaatgacatttaggttttttgaatgatcaacggtttttctattttgtgcagtgtgaatttattttctgtctgacaaagaaaaagagaattttcttcatggtgtgcttatgtttcattttttatcacaattatgtattaaaaacttcgatacaatgttaataatactttaattcactctggacaaacttcatgtttagtgaaaataattttgaatatatcaaccgccagtgtttggcagctgtcacccggatatcgaagtgctggatatcgaagagtctactgtacagaaGCCTGTCACTCAACTTCCTTTCTTCAAAGTGAGCTCTGAATGCCatacttttaaatcaaaataaaaaaaaatattactaataaAATGACAAGTAACTTGAAAAagcatttagaaaataatttaacagCTAAGATACAGAGGTATATTTCAGTCACAAtttcactatcaaactttatgaatttttcaaaatatgcatgtaatatatttttcagtgtttaaattttattttttgctcttttccaagacaaatttgttgagtatcctaccctaccgcggtttgtcattacaccgaaaaacgaccaaaaacagtCAGTAGATTTATTGTTAAAGTACAACCGCAGTGGTCTCGAGAGAAGCCACTGGATATACAATAATTTCAGCAGTCCTTTCATATTAAAATTCCCGGTGGGATGACATTATTCCCTAATCTTTGGAAAGATCATCTACTAGTGTTATCTCTATTTTTTGTGACTGTATCTTCAGCTGTGTAGTTCaccttgtgtgttttttttgtgactacacagtaaaaaataattactacgattatcgcgtgtcaTGGGAGTACATTCATTACCGTATAGTAGTTTTCGGTGAATATTTATAGTTCAATTTAAtccgttgattttttaagttgaaaatttttagtttaatatttctaaagttgAATTTTGTGGGCAGAATTTGTTTCTGTTTAATATGGCTTAGTTGAATCGTTAAATTGATTTAGTTGATTTTTCTTATCTGaaattttttaagctaaattttctttcagtttgtttcttataaataataaataaaacaaatttgaataaaatacagtaatatttttattatttctttttctacccacggttattttttgaatatcttgAACGATGTAATAGCCACTGAATGCGTTTCCCACAATATTTTGCATGGATCAGTAGCCCATGCATAAATACAATGTATTCAGGAATGTCCTTGTgtaaaaaaggataaaaatagtaaataaaaaagtaagacATGGGGAATGTTATATAATATTGCAAGAATTATAGTCAGGTTTTAAAATTACTATCTTATTTTTAGCAGTTACGTGGGTCGTGCATTCTAAGAAAAAACAGCATTTTTCCCTAACATCTTAACTTGGTGTAAAATAAgccgaaaattgtatttttttttgtataaaattttgttttttttatttctgatgaatacactctgagaaatcttgtccaagGAAAAACATATTCTTTCAAAACAAGTCTCCGAAAATAAGGACAGAACggctgaattttaaagatttttagttgaaaatttcagaaaatatagtttaaattttgtaattttataagaaaaaatatatataaatttatatcaattcACAAAACGACAATACTTATATCACTACAACCATAATACTTGTACAATTTTTATTACGTAAAGTCACCTAAAACACTAccgtttaaaaaattaaatacatccttcgtaagtttaaataTACCTGGTTTGGActgggaaaacgctgtaatatcgagttatattgactgaaatagtttcatatataaacctaagaatagtttaaaaaaaatttgagtaaatacatgggttaaaaaaaataataatttaaggatcagtcaaaaaattagctttttggacaaaaattatcTAATATCAAAAGTAGCTCCACatactaaaactgatctaatcttttaataattattaaatataagctaagtactattagtaaataatattaagagtcagaaaaaatgaaaGTTATGCCGTTGGAATATTTTAGGTatggattgtggtcggtttccaaTGTGATCTATtttgaaaggggtttcttcttccAAAACGTAAGTGTATTGGCGAATATCGACGTAAATATGGAAATCAAGAATcccccaaatattttcaattggatTGAAGTCAGGAGTTCAAGAGGTCAGGTGGCCACGGCAAGATTTTGATATTCAGAGCTCGAATCCAATTTGAAGATTCTGCGCTCATATGATTTGGAGCATTGTTCGAAAAGTCAGGATTATATTGAAGGTCTCACAGCCAGAGGTAGTCTGCTACCTTTAATTCCAGTAAACCGTCGCCAAGACTTCATATTCCAGAAGGATAATACTCGGAGTCATAAAAAACGTTAATTTAATGCGTTCTCCTAAATATAACGCCTTAATATTGAGGGCACTTActtctttatttaaaatgttttgtatTAGGGTTTTACAATATTCCTTTTTATTAAGTGGAggaactcaatgggtcaagtgatagagcactcgctctatgatgcaaatatTGTTgaattccctttaggtcaccaggaaattttctggcgttaaaggtgtttgaattgcatccagtgagcttaactgcacttgattccacggggcatgggactgacaaccgcatcactgtataagaaaaaaatttcttattcgggaaggcctagttcctctgtggaacgttgtgccaccattattattattatgttattaacccattcagtcaatgtaccagaaatacttgaaatagtttgttcatattttgtaattagtttcatacagattaatagatgatttttttgaaaagaaaaaagtttATCTATCATGAGAGCGCGGGGAACCttgtcaaacacgcgtcttaaaggtcactgaatttaatttctgtacattaattaattacaaactcttttgatttaatcaataatagggaaatccggaagtcaTCGGGAAGAGACAATTACAAATCAGTGCTAACAAAGAGAAATTCCCAGTAAGACACAAGACGAAGAAGAAAACCcaaaattgtgccaaatattactaaaaattaaaaacacagTGTAAGAATAGTGCCTCCGTTCCCTCTCATGTCCTGTTGTAATCCTGActaaaaccctgaacgagtcttagtgaaaaaattacaagacTTGACCGCTGATGAAgacttggagaccgagccgaaagctctggagatagttgatgtgtttccctgagtgattgtctcttcccgacggcttccggatttccctattattgattgcaattaacgtcggcttattcccacaatcttttgatttagatagagtaactatctaagaacacgaattagcaatcagaattcaaattaggaaagaggatggaggtcaattttaagaaattcgacgggatgtcgtattttccgttcgccattttgagcaaaaattttgcatgacagAAGAGAACAAcaaatgtatttccatcgctgtcggactattttttcgaagtaattgcaaaatccattcccgacagaaattcggacatgaattgcgcagaaataaataatcaaaaatcgtctattttttgattaatacATTAATCGATGGGTACGAATGGGTTAAGTGAGTTTAACGCAAACatgctttttttaatattaattcatttaattttttttcatttttgttttttaatttaatgttaTACAATGGAAAGGTTCTTTCACACTCTCTgaatatttcttgttttctaatgtttttggaacataattacaattttcaatcaattgcaGTAGCTGTGAACAAAACAGCAATTCCCGAGCTTCAAGTTAAACGTCAGTTTTTGTCTTTTCTTCAGCGTGGTAAAAGTTCTctgataaaaatgtaaacatggTGCAGGAAAAAGTGGAAGAGACTTCTGAGGCCCAAGAAGCCTCTGTGAGTGAAGATGTGCAGGAAATTGAAGATGTTAAGGCTTACATTGCGGAAGTGCAGAATCGGATTGCTGCGAAAAGTGCCCTGAGGACCGAGAATACGGGCAGTGTTCGTCCCTCTGAGGAATTCTTCTTCAAGCTCGATTCCAATGTGAAGAAGAATACGGCTTTTGTGAAGAAATTGAAACAATTCACAGCTGCCCAGTTGGAATCCCTGTCCAAGGATATGTCTGGACTGAATTTGACCAAGTACATCTCGGAGATTTGTGCTGCAATTGTCGAGGCAAAGCTCAAGACAACCGATGTCACTGCAATGGTCACACTCTGCAGCAAACTCCATCAGCTTTATGGGGAATTCTCACAGCTCTTCTTTGAGCACTGGCAGAAGATTCTCAATATCAAAGCTACGGATAAATTGGTGAATCCGAGCAAAATGAGAGTTGACTTGAGGCTATTTGCTGAGTTGGTCAGTGTGGggattttttccaataaaagtGGCCTGGCTTTGTTGGGGAATGTCCTGGTGTCGCTGATTCAGCAGGATCGGGAGGAATTTGCCAATCTTTCGATTATATTGTCCTTTTGCAAGAATTGCGGAGAGGAGTATGCAGGATTGGTGAGTAAGAGGATCAGTGATCTGGCTGAGAAGCACAAGATGGTCCTTCCAACATCGACTCTGCTGCTTCCGGACAAGCAGCAGAATCTCCGGAACTTGCTGAGGGATTACTATACTGCGCTCAAGGGGCACGTGAAGGAGCGTCATAAGGAACTGGTGGCCATGGAGAGGACCTGCCAGAATGCCTTGTCGTCCAAGGGAGAAGTGTCCAATGCACGCCGGGAGAAACTTGAATTTATGCAATCGTCCTTCGAAAAGCTCCTTTCCTCTACTCAAACCCTCTCAGACTTGCTCAATGAACCCCTTCCGGAGCTGCCTAAGCAATCTGAGGAGTCCTCAGGAGGGATCATCTTCGAGTGTGCAGATCCAGGAACTGAGGGACTGGATCCTTGGGGTGATGAGGAGACCAAGAGCTTCTACGTTGATCTTCCGGATTTGCGACTCTTCCTGCCAAATTTCGCCCCAAAACTGCCCTCAATCGTTCCCGAGGAGCCTCAGATGACCGAAGAAGTCCTGGACATGGACATAGAACCCGATCAATTGGCTGTAGAAGAGCCTCCGCTAGACACTGACATCCCAGCTCCGTCCACGCCTGAGCCCCCTCCAGAAGAGCCCCTGCCCAAAATCTCAGCTCCCCATCCTGCCCAGAGTACCAAGCATCAGTTCGAGACATTCACGCACAATCTCATGAACTGCGTCAACAAGGAACTCATCGACTCCGCAGCCATTGAGTTCCTCCTGCATCTCAACACAAAAAGCAACCGCAAGAAACTGGCCAAAGTCCTCTTTGGCGTCCAACGGACTCGCCTAGATCTCCTTCCAATGTTTGCCCGTTTCGTGGCCACAGTCAACATTGTGTCTCCGGACGTGGCCACAGACCTAGCTCTGCTCCTCAAAAATGACTTCCGCTACCACGTTCTCAAGAAGGATCAGATCAATATTGAGAGCAAGATCAAGGTGGTGCGTTTCATTGGGGAACTCACAAAATTCGGCATGTACTCGAAGATTGAAGCTCTGTACTGCCTCAAGTTCCTCCTGCATGACTTCCAGCATCACAACATTGAGATGGCATGTGCCTTCCTGGAAGTCTGCGGCACGTATCTCTACAACTGCACAGAGAGTCGGCTCAGGACCAATGTCTACCTGGAGCAGATGATGCGCCTCAAGGTGGTCACTGCACTGGATTCCAGGCATTCGGCACAGATCGAAAGTGTGTACTACCTGGTGAAGCCACCAGAGGGTGTTGGCATCGTGCGGAAACAGAGACCTCCGATGCAGATGTACATCCGGTATTTGGTATTTGAGGCTCTCAATAAGTCCAATGTGGACAAGATC encodes the following:
- the LOC129806568 gene encoding regulator of nonsense transcripts 2 codes for the protein MVQEKVEETSEAQEASVSEDVQEIEDVKAYIAEVQNRIAAKSALRTENTGSVRPSEEFFFKLDSNVKKNTAFVKKLKQFTAAQLESLSKDMSGLNLTKYISEICAAIVEAKLKTTDVTAMVTLCSKLHQLYGEFSQLFFEHWQKILNIKATDKLVNPSKMRVDLRLFAELVSVGIFSNKSGLALLGNVLVSLIQQDREEFANLSIILSFCKNCGEEYAGLVSKRISDLAEKHKMVLPTSTLLLPDKQQNLRNLLRDYYTALKGHVKERHKELVAMERTCQNALSSKGEVSNARREKLEFMQSSFEKLLSSTQTLSDLLNEPLPELPKQSEESSGGIIFECADPGTEGLDPWGDEETKSFYVDLPDLRLFLPNFAPKLPSIVPEEPQMTEEVLDMDIEPDQLAVEEPPLDTDIPAPSTPEPPPEEPLPKISAPHPAQSTKHQFETFTHNLMNCVNKELIDSAAIEFLLHLNTKSNRKKLAKVLFGVQRTRLDLLPMFARFVATVNIVSPDVATDLALLLKNDFRYHVLKKDQINIESKIKVVRFIGELTKFGMYSKIEALYCLKFLLHDFQHHNIEMACAFLEVCGTYLYNCTESRLRTNVYLEQMMRLKVVTALDSRHSAQIESVYYLVKPPEGVGIVRKQRPPMQMYIRYLVFEALNKSNVDKIIKMMRRINWDDKEISDYAIRCLSKAYNIRYHLIRCLADLVAGLSSYQDKAMAKVIDCVFEDIRAGLEIHSPKLAQRRIAMAKYLGELYNYRLIDSHNVLNTLYSIISLGVSMDHSVVSVMDPPGSLFRLKLACVLLDSCGQYFNSSSRKGLDYFLLFFQQYFWFKKSDPVFETDTSGDLFPILVEHMYRDCFANVRPKLKLFTSYEQAKEAVEKLKLELYPTLHSNELSESAESELEVINEGDSDNENTAEETSEAVADSDDDTERRSREATEELDGDQEGDGEQMEEMEVQEEGRKTPEKTQEDLEFEQAFERMAMDSYQERLRDPAKPSTKDIPVPMMAKTGKKTYEQLSMQEQQPKEDDTVSFVLMMRGNKAGKQQFRTFAAPADSHLAKNLKLQEQKIREENEKVKRLTLNITERIEEEDYQESLLQSQRCAAQNRQQKSAKPQKFKHQKGAPDADLIFS